A single region of the Saprospiraceae bacterium genome encodes:
- a CDS encoding Ig-like domain-containing protein encodes MIKHPVLLFSLLLLQLSSCIGDDIIADEVPERLQISTKIDSLKLGDSYQFEVMFFNNIGQLEDRLVTWTSSNANIISIDQNGLATANMMGTARLTASVNIPDKAPVEDAFDVVVADQTTEVEEMTNRSGTIKTTSSYLLKGDFELFEENNKLILAFQDNYEASTALPGLYVYLTNNPTTTTGAYEIGAVATFKGAHAYELPITVGLNTYKYVLYFCKPFRVKVGDGEIK; translated from the coding sequence ATGATTAAGCACCCTGTTTTATTATTCAGCTTGCTGCTTTTACAATTAAGCAGTTGCATAGGTGACGACATTATAGCCGATGAAGTACCTGAGCGCCTCCAGATCAGCACCAAGATTGATAGTTTAAAATTGGGCGATAGCTATCAATTTGAGGTGATGTTTTTCAACAATATTGGTCAATTGGAAGACAGATTAGTGACCTGGACTAGTTCGAATGCCAATATTATTAGCATCGATCAAAATGGTTTGGCTACTGCCAATATGATGGGAACCGCCAGATTGACCGCGAGTGTCAATATTCCAGACAAGGCGCCCGTCGAGGATGCCTTTGATGTGGTGGTCGCCGACCAAACTACGGAGGTGGAGGAAATGACCAATCGCTCTGGCACGATAAAAACCACCAGCAGCTATTTGCTCAAGGGCGATTTTGAGTTATTCGAAGAAAACAACAAACTGATTTTGGCCTTCCAGGACAATTATGAGGCCTCCACGGCGCTACCTGGCCTGTATGTTTATTTAACGAATAACCCCACGACGACCACTGGTGCTTATGAAATTGGCGCTGTAGCAACTTTTAAAGGGGCGCATGCCTATGAATTGCCGATCACTGTTGGTTTGAATACCTATAAGTATGTGCTTTATTTTTGTAAACCCTTCCGGGTGAAAGTGGGAGATGGAGAAATCAAATAA